A window of Periplaneta americana isolate PAMFEO1 chromosome 7, P.americana_PAMFEO1_priV1, whole genome shotgun sequence contains these coding sequences:
- the LOC138703220 gene encoding BOS complex subunit TMEM147, whose translation MTLYHFGNCLALVYVPYYLTYKYSGLSEYGAFWKCIQAGGIYVFTQLCKMLILATFFPANDGGGQEGMDFVGEFLKATVDLADLGGLYLVLMGIPGKGHAKVLTAGIGWAGADILLTRFLLLWVGARGAEFDWIYIQKSLDSNISLVQHITTATLVWLWSRHDLNRSLLPVVTAMLLLCSYKLLLMELFVQATISGPWVALLVRAIFTLCLGITTLQIYAGFAQSIGIY comes from the exons ATGACTTTATATCATTTTGGGAATTGTTTGGCCCTGGTTTACGTACCCTATTATTTAACGTACAAGTATTCTGGATT ATCGGAATATGGGGCCTTTTGGAAATGTATACAAGCCGGCGGAATTTATGTTTTCACACAGCTATGTAAAATGTTGATACTTGCAACGTTCTTCCCAGCAAATGATGGCGGTGGACAAGAAGGCATGGATTTTGTTGGG GAGTTCTTGAAAGCCACCGTTGATTTGGCTGATTTAGGTGGTTTATATCTAGTCTTAATGGGGATTCCTGGGAAAGGTCACGCTAAGGTGCTGACAGCTGGCATTGGATGGGCTGGAGCAGATATTCTGCTTACTCGCTTCCTTCTTCTTTGGGTTGGTGCTCGTGGAGCTGAATTCGACTGGATATATATCCAAAAGAGTTTGGATTCTAACATCAGTCTG GTGCAACATATCACTACAGCAACGCTAGTTTGGCTGTGGTCTCGACATGATCTCAACCGCTCATTGCTTCCTGTTGTCACAGCTATGCTACTGCTGTGTTCTTACAAGCTCCTCTTGATGGAGCTCTTTGTCCAGGCTACGATCAGTGGTCCATGGGTAGCACTCTTAGTCCGTGCTATATTCACACTCTGTCTTGGCATTACTACATTACAAATTTATGCAGGATTCGCGCAATCTATTGGTATTTATTGA